A region of the Nitrospinota bacterium genome:
TTCGCGGGCAAGGGTATTTGCGATCTTTTTATATCTTTCAAGGTGATCGGGAGTCATCACGATAACATCCATGGAAAAGTCGCGTGGAAAGAACAAATCTTCAATTTCCAATTCCACTTCCCGTTTTGTTTTCTGACCGGAGTAGATAACCACAAGGTCGATGTCGCTTTCCTCGGTGGCGGTGCCTCTGGCGCGGGAGCCGAACAGGATTATTTTATCGGGATGTATCGCCTCGGCGATTTTCCGCGTGACTCTTTCAACCAGCGCATCCATGACTAAACTATATGAAAAAAGCGGACAGTCCGCAAGGACTGTTCCGTCTTTTTGAAATGAGCGGCGAAATACAATAAAACCTGCGGCTTCAATGGGAAGTTTGCAGAAAACGAAACCCCAAGCCGGAAAGACGGCTGATGCTCGACATCATGATCTACCTTTATCTTGGAAATTTCGATTAGCGGAATGGTATTACATGTCAAGCTTATAACTTTAAGCGGAAATACACCAAGGACGCAAAGCGGCCTAGCCGCCCTCCCCTTCGAGGCAGTACACCTTTTCGCGCAGGCCTAAATCCCGCACGGCGGGAAATGCGCCGTATCGGGGTCTTGCTTTGTAGCATTTGGCGGGGCGTAAGACAAAGAGAGCTTTGAAAGTATTTCTGGGTGCCGGTTCAAGACCGGCATGACAAGAGCGGAGAGGAGCGTAAAGCGTCCCTACTCCCCCTTCCCTTCCAGACAGTACACCTTTTCGCGCATTGCGGTCAGGCCGCGTTTTCTGAACGGCTCCAGTTCTTCGCCCGTCATTTCCACTTCGCAGAGTTTGGCGATCTTGAAACGGGGGGAGTAGAGCCGCGCCACCTCATCCTCGGCGACCGCGAAGGGGGGGCCGGACATCCGGCCTTGATCGTATTCCACGGTCACCAGCGCCACCCGCGCGGCGGTGGGGAGCTTTTCCATGATGGCATCGGTATACCGCTCCCGCATGGCAGGCGGAAGCGCGATAAGCGAGGCGCGGTCGTACATCGCCCCCGCCGCCGCCAAATGCGCGGCGGTAAGCGCGAAGAAATCGCCGCAATAGATGGTGACGCCATCGGCCGAATATTTTTTGAACCCCGGCTCGTGCGCCACCGTTGGTTGAAGCCGGTTCTCGCTGAAAAAACCGTTCACCGCCAGCCCGCTGAGCTCCACGCCGATGACGTGATGCCCTTGCGCGCGGAGCCAAAGCATATCGAAGCTTTTGCCGCACAGCGGGACGAAAACCGCCGCGCCGGGCGGCACGCCAAGTCCGGGCCAGAACGCCTGAAGATGGGCGTTGATGGTCTCCTGGTGAAAACCGATCTGGTTCTCTTGCCAGCGCTGATGCCAGAAATCAGGTTCCATAACGAAAATACTACGCGAGAGCGCAAGGTATCTCAAGTTCTTCCCCCCTTCCTCCCCGGTGGGTACCCAATTTATTGGGTACATCGGCCCGAAGGGCCGACAGGGTTGGCGCTGTCGCGCCAACGTACATGCTGAGAGCATGTACCCGCCAGGGAAAATCAGGAAGGGTTCGGATAAATTTATCCGATGAATCTTCTCACGCGCGGCAAAAATTCGGCTTTGTCGATTTTCTTGGTTACGAAATCATCGCCGCCGAATTTGAAAATGGAATCCCGTATTTCCATGCCGTATTCGCCGATCATCACGATGACCGGTATATCCTTGGTCTCGGGCGCGCCTTTGATCCGTTTCAGCAGTTCAAGGCCGTCCATAACCGGCATCTGGATATCGGTGATAACCAAATCGGGCCGGACGCCGGCCATCTTATTCAGCGCATCCTCGCCATTTTCCGCCTCGATGATATCGGCCTTCATCTCCCGCAGTTGCAGCGTTTGGAGGAGACGCGCATGCCCGTCGTCATCCACCAGAAGAATCTTGGGGCGGACGTACGGCAGTGTAAGGCAGAACAGGCACCCCTTGCCGGGTTCGCTTATCACCCCCACCCCCCCTCCGTGAAGTTCCATGATGTTTTTAACAAGCGGAAGCCCAAAGCCGGTGCCGGTTTCACCGGCGGTTCCCGGTGTGGAGGTCTTTTTCTCGAACTTGAAAAGATCGGCCAGCAGATTGGGCGGGATGCCCGGCCCGGTATCCCGGACACAAATGGTTGATGCGTTTTCTTCCGCGAGGGATATGGAAATGCGGTCGCCGTTTTTGCAGAACTTTATGGCGTTGGTGACGAGATTCTGGACCGCCTCGGCCAGCAGGGTCTTGTCGCCGTAAACGCGGCTGTTTGCCGGTATCGTGCTCTCAATTTCAATCCCCTTTTGCCGCGCAAGATGGGCATAATTGCCGGCCATTATCACACCCAAATATTGCGCATCGAAGAATTGCCTGTTCAGTTTCAGTTGGCCGGTTTTAAACCTGCTTATCGTCAGCAGATCGTCGATGAGGCGGACCATCGCTTCGCCGGATTCCGCCGCCCTGTCCAATATCAGTTTTGCGCCTTCGTTCAGCGGTTCGGCGTAATCATCGCGCACCAAATGTAAAAACCCGATCATCGACGCCAGCGGCGTTTTAAGGTCGTGGGACACCAGCGACACGAACTTGTCCTTCAGCTTGGTCGCCTCTTCCGCCGCCTCTTTGGCCGCTTTCAACTTCTCCTCCGCCGCTTTCCGTTCGGTGATGTCGCGGATGATGCCGGTAAAGTATGTTTTTCCTCCCTCTTCCCAAGCGGCGAGTGAGAGTTCCAGCGGAAATTCGGCGCCGTCTTTCCGCAGCCCTTCCAAAGTGGCGGTTTTCCCGATTAACCGGTAGGGCCCGCCGGCCGTCGCCCGCGCCAAGCCCCGCCGGTGCGCCTCATCGTAGCGCTTCGGTATCAGCAATCCCACCGGCTTGCCCAGCGCCTCGCTTTCGGCGTGGCCGAACATCTTTTCGGCTCCCTTGTTCCAGTGGATGATCTCGCCCGCGCCGTTGATGGATATGATGGCATCGGCGGCCGATTGGGCCACGGCACGGAACTTTCGTTCGCTGGCACGCAGGTTATCTTCGGCCCGTTTGCGTTCGGTGATGTCGCGGACGACGGAAAGCGCCATCGTCTTTTCGCCGAGCGGAAACTGGCGTGAAATGATCTCAACGGGTATCAGCCGCCCGTCCTTGGCGCGATGCACCCGCTCAAACCGCACGCTTCCATGCTCAAGATTTTCCCGTTCCAGCCACCCGTACTCTTCCGGCTTGGTGACGGTCTCCCCGGTGTCGATGTCATCCGGCCCAATCGTCAGCATCTCCGCGCGGAAATAGCCGAGCC
Encoded here:
- a CDS encoding nucleotidyltransferase domain-containing protein — translated: MDALVERVTRKIAEAIHPDKIILFGSRARGTATEESDIDLVVIYSGQKTKREVELEIEDLFFPRDFSMDVIVMTPDHLERYKKIANTLAREVAETGVVCYG
- a CDS encoding thiopurine S-methyltransferase yields the protein MEPDFWHQRWQENQIGFHQETINAHLQAFWPGLGVPPGAAVFVPLCGKSFDMLWLRAQGHHVIGVELSGLAVNGFFSENRLQPTVAHEPGFKKYSADGVTIYCGDFFALTAAHLAAAGAMYDRASLIALPPAMRERYTDAIMEKLPTAARVALVTVEYDQGRMSGPPFAVAEDEVARLYSPRFKIAKLCEVEMTGEELEPFRKRGLTAMREKVYCLEGKGE